One genomic segment of candidate division KSB1 bacterium includes these proteins:
- a CDS encoding sigma-70 family RNA polymerase sigma factor: MDDAALVEQFRKGDVGAFEELVRRYQDKVMATCVRMLGNHADAEDAAQEVFVKVYDALPRFDPRAKFSTWLYRISTNHCLNVLRARKVRRFFSLQRTEPEADGYLPSAQCDPGPGPDGAVEQEECGRALWKAIDSLPESQKVATVLARFGNLSYAEIAEVMETTVSAVESILHRAKRQLYRELSDLLEEGPQV; this comes from the coding sequence ATGGACGATGCGGCTCTGGTAGAGCAATTCCGCAAGGGCGATGTTGGCGCCTTTGAGGAGTTGGTGCGTCGTTACCAGGACAAGGTCATGGCCACCTGCGTGCGCATGCTCGGCAACCATGCCGATGCCGAGGATGCTGCCCAGGAGGTCTTTGTCAAGGTGTACGACGCTTTGCCGCGCTTTGACCCCCGGGCAAAGTTTTCTACCTGGCTTTACCGCATCAGCACGAACCACTGTTTGAACGTTCTGCGGGCTCGCAAGGTGAGGCGGTTCTTTTCGCTGCAGCGGACGGAGCCCGAGGCCGACGGCTACCTACCGTCAGCCCAATGCGACCCTGGCCCTGGTCCGGATGGCGCTGTGGAACAAGAAGAGTGCGGGCGAGCGTTGTGGAAGGCTATTGACTCCTTGCCGGAGAGCCAGAAGGTGGCCACAGTTCTCGCCCGCTTCGGGAACTTGTCCTATGCCGAGATCGCCGAGGTGATGGAGACGACAGTCTCGGCAGTTGAGTCAATTCTGCACCGAGCCAAACGCCAGTTGTATCGAGAGCTTTCCGATCTTCTGGAGGAAGGGCCGCAAGTTTGA
- the ptsP gene encoding phosphoenolpyruvate--protein phosphotransferase translates to MTAERHRRLRGLPLSPGLAIGHACLMGERLAIPQRTLRPGEASQELARLEGAIAQTRRELLDLRDGVKRELGPREAEIFEAHLLFLDDPYLKREVEQKLFGERKGLEQAIAEVMEESERLLSAVEDAYLRERAVDLRDVGTRLLRHLLGRSQQDFFAAHDEVVVVAEELTPSQTVGLDRHKVKAFVTERGGATSHAAILARTMGVPLVSGVKDAQRRVAVGDRLIVDGYRGQVVVNPSADDEKAYRERRALLDGTARELAEFAALPSHTVDGVHVALKANVGTVADVEWAKQTGAEGIGLFRTEVLFLDRDSFPPEEEQFAVYRQVVEMVAPRPVVIRTIDIGGDKFVRALPGLRGEANPYLGLRAVRLSLEHPEMFRAQLRAVLRAGAFGSAAILVPMISSVDEVRRVKALLRQAADEVRATGQQCAERLALGVMIEIPSAALLADAFLQEADFVSVGTNDLIQYTLAVDRSNERVTNLYDPLNPAVLHLLKRVAQAAAAAGKEASLCGEMAGDPIYTELLIGLGFRELSMSPHFIPEVKRVVRAVDSREAAELADCVLGRVTSAEVRRLLLRSLRRKKLPGVLLR, encoded by the coding sequence ATGACTGCAGAACGCCACAGACGCTTGCGGGGACTGCCACTCTCCCCCGGTCTGGCCATCGGTCACGCCTGCCTGATGGGCGAGCGGCTTGCCATTCCCCAGCGTACTCTTCGCCCAGGAGAGGCAAGCCAGGAGCTGGCGCGGCTGGAAGGCGCCATAGCCCAGACACGCCGTGAGCTGCTCGACCTCCGCGACGGCGTAAAGAGAGAGCTGGGCCCGCGCGAGGCGGAGATCTTCGAGGCACATCTTCTGTTCCTGGATGACCCTTACCTGAAGCGGGAGGTGGAGCAAAAGCTCTTCGGGGAGCGCAAGGGCCTGGAGCAAGCCATCGCCGAAGTGATGGAGGAGTCCGAGCGCTTGCTCAGCGCCGTGGAGGATGCTTACCTGCGGGAGCGGGCAGTTGACCTGCGCGATGTGGGCACCCGCCTGTTGCGACACCTGTTGGGCCGCAGTCAACAAGACTTTTTCGCTGCTCACGATGAGGTGGTTGTCGTTGCCGAGGAGCTGACCCCCTCGCAGACAGTTGGGCTCGACCGGCACAAAGTGAAGGCCTTTGTGACGGAAAGAGGCGGGGCTACCTCGCACGCTGCCATTCTGGCCAGAACCATGGGCGTGCCACTGGTCTCCGGCGTGAAGGACGCGCAGCGGCGAGTGGCCGTAGGAGACAGGCTCATCGTTGATGGCTATCGTGGCCAGGTGGTTGTCAATCCCTCAGCGGATGATGAGAAGGCCTACCGAGAACGCCGCGCCCTGTTGGACGGCACCGCCCGCGAACTGGCAGAGTTTGCTGCACTCCCCTCGCACACGGTGGACGGCGTGCATGTCGCCTTGAAGGCCAATGTGGGGACGGTGGCGGACGTTGAATGGGCCAAGCAGACGGGGGCCGAAGGGATCGGGCTTTTTCGCACCGAGGTGCTCTTTCTGGATCGCGACTCCTTCCCTCCGGAGGAGGAACAATTTGCCGTTTACCGCCAGGTGGTGGAAATGGTGGCGCCGCGCCCTGTGGTGATTCGCACCATCGACATCGGCGGGGACAAGTTCGTGCGGGCACTGCCTGGTCTGCGTGGCGAGGCCAACCCGTACCTCGGGCTGCGGGCGGTCCGCCTCTCCTTAGAGCACCCGGAGATGTTCCGTGCCCAATTGCGGGCAGTATTGCGCGCGGGAGCGTTCGGTTCTGCCGCCATCTTAGTGCCTATGATCTCGTCTGTGGATGAAGTCAGGCGCGTTAAGGCCCTTCTCCGCCAGGCGGCTGACGAGGTGCGGGCCACAGGCCAGCAGTGCGCAGAAAGGTTGGCGTTGGGAGTCATGATTGAGATTCCCTCAGCCGCGCTGCTTGCCGACGCCTTCTTGCAAGAAGCAGACTTTGTGAGCGTGGGCACGAACGACCTCATTCAATACACCCTGGCAGTGGACAGGAGCAATGAACGGGTCACCAACCTCTACGATCCCCTCAACCCGGCTGTGTTGCATCTTCTGAAGCGCGTTGCGCAGGCGGCTGCCGCAGCTGGCAAAGAGGCAAGTCTCTGCGGCGAGATGGCAGGCGACCCGATCTACACGGAGCTTCTCATCGGCTTGGGCTTTCGCGAGCTGAGCATGAGTCCGCACTTCATCCCCGAGGTCAAGCGCGTGGTGCGCGCCGTGGATAGCCGGGAAGCGGCCGAGCTCGCCGACTGCGTGCTCGGTCGCGTCACCTCCGCCGAGGTCCGTCGACTACTCCTCCGTTCCCTGAGGCGTAAGAAACTGCCTGGGGTATTGCTCCGTTGA
- the kbl gene encoding glycine C-acetyltransferase translates to MYEQLRPILQKRLSEVKESGLYKEERIIVTPQGPQIRVRPGKEVLNFCANNYLGLSSHPKVIEAAHRALEERGYGLSSVRFICGTQDIHRELEERISDFLGTEDTILYSSCFDANGGLFETLLGPEDAVISDSLNHASIIDGIRLCKAERYRYQHNDMAALEEALVNAGNARVKLIATDGVFSMDGAIANLPAICDLAERHNAVVMVDDSHATGFLGAHGRGTPEYHGVQGRVDIITSTLGKALGGASGGFTSGRKEIVDVLRQHSRPYLFSNTLSPVVVGTSLAVLELLSAVDELRTKLWRNTAYFRSEIARLGFDVKPGEHPIVPIMLSRFPHDAQLAQLMARDLLEEGIYVVGFSYPVVPKGEARVRVQISAAHEQEHLDRALGAFAKVGRRHGVIQ, encoded by the coding sequence ATGTACGAACAACTGCGTCCGATCTTGCAGAAACGGCTTTCCGAGGTGAAGGAGTCTGGACTGTACAAGGAGGAACGCATCATCGTTACGCCGCAGGGGCCGCAGATCCGCGTTCGCCCGGGCAAGGAGGTGCTGAACTTCTGTGCGAACAACTACCTCGGTCTGTCAAGCCACCCCAAGGTCATCGAGGCAGCCCACCGCGCCCTCGAGGAACGAGGCTACGGCCTCTCCTCGGTGCGTTTTATCTGCGGCACACAGGACATCCATCGGGAGCTGGAAGAGCGGATTAGCGACTTTCTTGGCACCGAGGACACCATCCTCTACTCCTCTTGTTTCGATGCCAATGGCGGGTTATTCGAGACGCTGCTCGGGCCGGAAGATGCAGTCATTTCCGACTCTTTGAACCATGCTTCCATCATCGACGGCATCCGCCTGTGCAAGGCGGAGCGCTACCGCTACCAACACAACGACATGGCTGCTTTGGAGGAGGCGTTGGTCAATGCCGGGAATGCGCGCGTCAAGCTGATTGCTACCGACGGGGTGTTCAGCATGGATGGCGCCATCGCCAATCTCCCGGCCATCTGCGATCTGGCGGAGCGCCACAACGCCGTGGTGATGGTGGATGATTCCCACGCGACCGGTTTTCTTGGCGCCCATGGGCGCGGTACGCCGGAATATCACGGCGTGCAAGGGAGAGTGGATATCATTACCAGCACCTTGGGCAAGGCCTTGGGGGGTGCTTCGGGCGGCTTTACCTCGGGCAGGAAGGAGATTGTCGATGTGCTGCGGCAGCACTCGCGGCCATACCTCTTTTCCAACACCCTTTCGCCGGTGGTGGTAGGAACGTCGTTGGCTGTGCTGGAGCTCCTCTCGGCGGTCGATGAATTGCGCACGAAGCTGTGGCGCAACACTGCCTACTTCCGGAGCGAGATCGCCCGCCTGGGTTTTGATGTGAAGCCGGGAGAGCATCCCATTGTGCCGATTATGCTGAGCCGCTTTCCCCATGATGCGCAGCTGGCGCAGTTGATGGCCCGGGACCTCCTGGAAGAAGGGATCTACGTGGTGGGGTTCAGCTACCCGGTGGTGCCCAAGGGAGAGGCGCGCGTTCGCGTGCAGATCTCGGCTGCCCATGAGCAGGAACACCTCGACCGCGCCCTGGGGGCCTTTGCCAAGGTCGGGCGCAGGCATGGCGTGATTCAATAG
- the kbl gene encoding glycine C-acetyltransferase: MAFGKARDYYAQEIAKIREAGLYKEERYICSPQGAEITVEFPKGAPTREVINFCANNYLGLSSHPRILEAARKGLEERGYGMSSVRFICGTQDIHRQLEEKLTRFLGTEDTILFASCLDANAAVFEALLGREDAVIADKLVHASIIDGIRLCSAQQFVYKHLDMAHLEEKLQEAQSCRFRMIVTDGVFSMDGDIAPLDRICALADKYDAMVMVDDSHATGFVGKTGRGTHEHCGVMGQVDLITTTLGKALGGASGGCGSGRKELVDMLRQRGRPYLFSNTVPPVIVSAGLAVLDLISETTERRDKLEKSTLYFRRRMKEAGFDIREGVHPIVPIMLYNAKLAQNMARDLYEEGIYVVGFFYPVVPQGQARIRVQISADHEQAHLDRAIDAFVKVGRKYNILGKGKKEIIEMYGM; encoded by the coding sequence GTGGCATTCGGCAAAGCGCGCGACTACTACGCGCAGGAGATAGCAAAGATTCGTGAGGCCGGCCTGTACAAAGAGGAGCGCTACATCTGCTCCCCCCAGGGAGCCGAGATCACGGTGGAATTCCCAAAGGGGGCGCCGACACGCGAGGTCATCAATTTTTGCGCCAACAACTACCTCGGCCTTTCCAGCCATCCGCGAATCTTGGAAGCGGCGCGCAAGGGCCTGGAGGAGCGCGGCTATGGGATGTCTTCGGTGCGCTTCATCTGCGGCACTCAGGACATCCACCGGCAGTTGGAAGAGAAGTTGACGCGCTTTCTCGGCACAGAGGACACGATCCTCTTCGCCTCCTGCCTAGATGCCAACGCCGCCGTGTTCGAGGCTCTGCTCGGCCGCGAGGATGCCGTGATCGCCGACAAATTGGTACACGCGTCGATCATCGACGGCATCCGCCTGTGCAGTGCCCAACAGTTTGTCTACAAACACCTCGACATGGCGCATCTTGAGGAGAAGCTCCAGGAAGCGCAGTCCTGCCGCTTCCGCATGATCGTCACCGACGGAGTGTTCTCCATGGACGGGGACATTGCCCCCCTGGACCGGATTTGCGCGCTCGCCGACAAATACGACGCCATGGTCATGGTGGACGATTCTCACGCCACCGGTTTCGTGGGCAAGACCGGCCGTGGCACCCATGAGCACTGCGGCGTCATGGGCCAGGTGGACCTCATCACCACCACCCTCGGCAAGGCCTTGGGGGGTGCATCGGGCGGCTGCGGCAGCGGGCGCAAGGAGCTGGTGGACATGCTCCGCCAGCGCGGGCGGCCTTACCTCTTTTCCAACACTGTGCCACCGGTGATAGTCTCGGCAGGGCTGGCGGTGCTCGATCTCATCTCGGAAACGACAGAGCGGCGGGACAAGTTGGAAAAGAGCACCCTCTACTTCCGGCGCCGGATGAAGGAGGCGGGATTCGACATTCGCGAAGGCGTCCACCCCATAGTGCCGATCATGTTGTACAACGCCAAATTGGCCCAGAACATGGCGCGCGACCTTTACGAGGAGGGCATCTACGTGGTTGGGTTCTTCTATCCTGTGGTGCCCCAAGGTCAGGCGCGCATCCGCGTGCAGATTTCCGCAGACCACGAGCAGGCGCATCTGGACCGGGCGATCGATGCCTTCGTCAAGGTCGGCAGAAAGTACAACATCCTGGGCAAAGGGAAGAAAGAGATCATCGAGATGTACGGGATGTGA
- a CDS encoding acyl carrier protein, translating into MKDMKKLIIDFIKKEYLDEADDTEITDTTPLISGGIVDSFSMVSLKTFLEKQYAIQIPDSKVTPEAFDTVNGIVSLVNELRGEAGQTSA; encoded by the coding sequence ATGAAGGACATGAAGAAGCTCATTATCGACTTTATCAAGAAAGAGTACCTCGATGAGGCCGACGACACCGAGATTACCGACACCACGCCTCTCATCTCCGGTGGCATCGTCGACTCTTTCTCAATGGTCTCGTTGAAGACCTTTCTGGAAAAGCAGTACGCGATCCAGATTCCGGATTCCAAGGTCACGCCGGAAGCGTTCGACACGGTCAACGGCATCGTCTCCTTGGTGAACGAGCTGCGGGGTGAGGCGGGCCAGACCTCGGCCTGA
- the acpS gene encoding holo-ACP synthase, with product MVVGVGIDIIEIARVDEQVRRHGERFLTRVFAPEEVAYCERMAHRAQHYAVRFAAKEATFKALGTGWQDGLSWQDVVLVNDHQGKPSVSLRGRAKELAERQGVTQVHVSVSHSKESAAAVVVLERG from the coding sequence ATGGTCGTTGGCGTGGGGATCGACATCATCGAGATCGCGCGGGTGGACGAACAGGTAAGGCGGCATGGCGAGCGGTTCCTGACCCGCGTGTTTGCGCCGGAAGAAGTGGCTTACTGCGAACGCATGGCGCATCGCGCGCAACATTACGCGGTGCGGTTTGCCGCCAAGGAGGCCACCTTCAAGGCCCTGGGCACCGGCTGGCAAGACGGCTTGTCGTGGCAGGACGTAGTGCTGGTAAATGACCATCAGGGCAAGCCATCTGTCAGCCTGCGCGGCAGAGCAAAAGAGCTCGCCGAGCGGCAGGGGGTAACCCAGGTGCACGTCTCAGTGTCGCACTCTAAGGAGTCTGCTGCTGCGGTGGTGGTTCTGGAAAGGGGGTAG
- the tdh gene encoding L-threonine 3-dehydrogenase — translation MAEKMKAVVKTKPGPGAEYLEVDIPRCGPDEVLVKVHATSICGTDLHIYEWNQWAASRIKTPQIMGHELAGEVVEVGRNVHFVKVGDKISAETHIPCGHCYQCRTGRMAICRNLKIFGVDRDGVFAEYAVVPEVDVIKNDPAVPYEFASVQEPLGNAVDTVLSEDVAGKTVAVMGAGPVGLFGIAVARASGASAIYVTEVNEYRLNLARKLGATETFNPRATDVVAEIIEATDGNGVDVALEMSGNAEALRQALRVTTPGGRVSILGLYNGNVTLDLNNDVVFKALRIYGVTGRTMFQTWYKSAGFIKSGLIDLRTIITHTFPLAEFEMGMQLMAEGNCGKIVLVP, via the coding sequence ATGGCAGAGAAGATGAAAGCGGTGGTGAAGACGAAACCGGGCCCGGGGGCCGAGTATCTCGAAGTGGATATTCCCCGATGCGGGCCGGACGAAGTGCTCGTCAAGGTGCACGCCACTTCGATCTGCGGCACAGACCTGCACATCTACGAGTGGAACCAGTGGGCGGCCAGCCGCATCAAGACGCCGCAAATCATGGGTCACGAGCTGGCAGGCGAGGTGGTCGAGGTGGGCCGGAATGTCCACTTCGTGAAGGTGGGCGACAAAATTTCTGCCGAAACGCACATCCCTTGTGGGCACTGCTACCAGTGCCGCACCGGACGTATGGCCATCTGCCGAAACTTGAAAATCTTTGGCGTGGATCGCGACGGTGTGTTTGCCGAGTACGCAGTCGTCCCTGAGGTGGACGTTATCAAGAACGACCCGGCGGTGCCCTATGAGTTCGCCTCGGTGCAGGAGCCGTTGGGCAATGCCGTGGACACCGTGCTTTCTGAGGACGTGGCTGGCAAGACGGTGGCCGTGATGGGCGCCGGCCCGGTGGGCCTGTTCGGCATTGCCGTGGCTCGCGCTTCCGGGGCCTCGGCCATCTATGTGACTGAGGTCAACGAGTACCGCCTGAACCTTGCGCGCAAGCTTGGCGCGACCGAGACCTTTAACCCACGCGCCACTGACGTTGTCGCCGAGATCATCGAGGCCACCGATGGGAACGGCGTGGATGTCGCCCTCGAGATGTCGGGCAACGCAGAGGCACTGCGCCAGGCCCTGAGAGTGACCACTCCCGGTGGCCGCGTCTCCATTTTGGGCCTGTACAATGGGAATGTTACGCTGGACCTCAACAACGATGTGGTGTTCAAGGCTTTGCGGATCTACGGAGTGACCGGCCGCACCATGTTCCAGACCTGGTACAAGAGCGCCGGCTTTATCAAGAGCGGCCTCATCGACCTGAGGACGATCATCACCCACACCTTTCCGCTGGCAGAGTTCGAGATGGGGATGCAGCTCATGGCAGAGGGCAATTGCGGCAAGATCGTGCTCGTGCCGTAG